TGTGGGCGGGGGCGGCCGCTCTTGGGAGTTCTGTGATGTCCGTTCCCTTGTGAGGCCCGGAAGGCAAGTGGTGTAGTCCAATGCATGCCTCCGAGTAACGGTTCGACTTCACCGCGTCTGTCACGCCGCTCGTTCGTCACCGCCCTCGCGGTGACCTCGGCGGTCACCGCCCTGCCGCTCGGGCTCGGGTCCGCCGCCGCGCGGGCCGCGGGCGGGAACGCGGCCAACGAACGCCCCGTCGTCATCCCCGCCCTCCAGAACTGGGCCGGATCCACGGGCCGCTACCGGCTCGAAGCGGGCGCGCCGATCGTCGTACAGGCCGCGAAAACGAGTGAACTCCTGGCGCTCGCCCGGCAGTTCGCCGACGAGATCGAAGAGGTCACCGGCATCAGGCCCGGCGCTCCCCGCGCCGGCCGCGGAGTGCGTGGCGGCCTGCGGCTCGTCCTCGACCCGGCCGACCGGCACGCGCCCGGCGGCGACCGGTACACCGAGGAGGGTTACACCCTCAGCGTCACCGCGGCCGCCATCACGGTCACCGCACCCACCCGCACCGGCCTCTACTACGGAACCCGCTCGGTCCTGCAGATCCTCCTGCGCTCCGACGGGCGCCGCGAACTGCCCACCGGCACCGCGCACGACTGGCCCGACTACCGGCTGCGCGGCTTCATGCTGGACGCGGGCCGCCGTTTCTTCACCCCGGGCTTCATCCGCGACCAGCTGCGCCTGATGGGCTGGTTCAAGCTCAACGACCTGCAACTGCATCTGAACGACAACGAGATCAGCCCGGCCGGCGGCGACTGGTCCAAGGCCTATGACGCGTTCCGGCTGCGCAGCGACAAGCCCGAATGGGCCGGGCTCGCCGCGCCCGACGGCTCGTACTCGCGGGGGGACTGGGACTCCTTCGAGGACACCGCGGCCGCCCACGCCGTCCAGCTCACCCCCGAGATCGACGCGCCCGCGCACGCCCGCTCCTTCGTGCGCTTCCGCCCCGAACTCGGCCTGAAGGGCGGCAACTCCGACCACCTCGACCTCGCCAAGCCGGAGACGACGGCCTTCATGAAGAAGGTCTTCGACGAGTTCGCGCCCTGGTTCCGCAGCCCCGAGATCCACTACGGCGCCGACGAGTACACCGGCCCCGAGGAGCAGTACCGCGGCTACTTCAACGCGATGGCCGCCCACCTGCGCACCCTCGGCAAACACCCCCGCGCCTGGGGCAGCCTCACCGAGATGGCGCCCTCCGGCACCTCCGGCTACGACCGCGACGTCACCATCCACAGCTGGAACAACGGCTGGTACGGGCCCAAGGCCGCCACCGCCGACGGCTACGAGATCGTCAACACGAACGACGGGCTCCTCTACATCGTCCCGTTCGCCACCTACTACCACCCGCTCGGCCTCGACGGCCCCTACCTGTACGAGAGCTGGGCCCCGCACGTCTTCCCCGGCGACCAGAGCCTCCAGCCGCACGACCCGAAGCTGCGCGGCGCCATGTCCGCCGTGTGGAACGACCTCGTGCACGCCACGTACACCCAGCAGGCCGTCCACGGGCTGGTCGAGAAGACCTTCGGCACGCTCGCTCAGAAGATGTGGAGCGGGTCCGGAGCGGGCCTGAGCTACCGCGACTTCACGGCCGAGCTGCGGCGTGGGATCGCCGGACCCGGGCTCACCACCCTCACGCCCGCCCTCGCCGAACCCGACCAGATCTCCCTGGACGCCCCCGCCACCGCCTCCTCCACGGCAGCGGGATCCCGCCCCGCGTACGCCACCGACGGCAGCCCGGTCACCCGGTGGACCAGCGGCCGCGAGCGCGCTCCCTGGCTGGCCGTCGACCTCGGGCACAGCCGGCCGGTACAGCGCGTGCGCGTCGAATGGGGGCCGGAGCACGGCACCGCGTACGCCGTCGAGGTCTCCGACGACGGCGGCGCATGGCGCACCGTCGCCGAGCGCACCGGCCGCGACCGCGCGGGCTGGGACGAACTCGGCTTCCCGGCGACCAGCGCGCGCCATGTACGCCTGCGCGGCCGGGAGCGCGCGAGCACGCGCTACTCGGTGTGGAGCCTCCAGGCGTACGACATCCCCGACCTGGCGCTCGGCCGCCCCACCACCGCGTCCTCCGCCGAGACGGCCACGCTCACCGCGCCCAACGCCACCGACGGAGACCCGGGCACCCGCTGGGCGTCGAAGTACACCGACGGCGAGTGGATCGAGGTCGACCTGGAGCAGACCCGGACCGTGCGGCGGATCGTCCTCGACTGGGAGACGGCCGCGGGACGGGACTACGACCTCCAGGTCTCCGCCGACGCCACCGGCTCGTCCTGGCGCACCGTCGCCGCGCGCCGCGACCGCACCACGGCCGGGGTGGACACGGTCGACCTCGACGCCGTTCAGGCGCGGCGGGTGCGGATGCTCGGGGTGAAGCGGCAGACGACGTACGGCTACTCGCTCTACCGGTTCGAAGTGCGGGGCTGAGCACTCCGAGAGGGGAAACGGGGGTGCGGGGTTCCGCATCTACTGGCCGGTAAGTACAGTCGGGCACCCCCGTATCCCCTCGTCCAGGGAGCACAGCCATGACCGGCTGGAACGCGAGCGACATCCCCGACCAGAGCGGCCGCACGGCCGTGGTGACCGGCGCCAACAGCGGCATCGGCTACATCACGGCACGCGAGCTGGCCCGCAAGGGCGCCCACGTCGTCCTCGCCTGCCGCAGTGAGGAGCGGGGCACGGCCGCCCTCGACCGGCTGCGCTCCGAAGTGCCGGGCGCGCAGGCCGAGTTCGAGCAGCTCGACCTGGGCGACCTGTCGTCCGTGCGGAAGTTCGCCGGAGCGCGCGGCAGCGGGGAGCGGCTCGACCTGCTGATCAACAACGCGGGCGTGATGGCGCTGCCCCTCGGGCGGACCGCCGACGGCTTCGAGACGCAGTTCGGCGTCAACCACCTCGGCCACTTCGCGCTGACCGGGCTGCTCCTGCCCCGGCTCCTCGACACACCCGGCGCCCGCGTCGTCAGCGTCTCCAGCATGTTCCACGTCCTCTCGGACATCGACATCGCGGACCTCAACAGCGAGCGCCGCTACCGGCGCTGGATCGCGTACGGCCGTTCCAAGACGGCGAACCTGCTGTTCATCCACGAGCTGGCGCGCAAGCTGGCGGCGCGCGGGTCCGACGTCGTAGCGGCGTCCGCGCACCCGGGGTACGCGTCCACGAACCTCGCGACGCAGGGCGTGCGCATGGAGGGCCGCAAGGCCGTCGAGCGGGTCGTCGAGCTGGGCAACCGGGTCATCGCCCAGCCCGCCGAGGCGGGCGCGCTGCCCACGCTGTACGCGGCGACGGCACCCGGTGTGCGCCCGGACTCGTTCACCGGGCCGTCCCTGATGATGTGGCGCGGGGCGCCCGCGAAGTCGTGGCGGGCCGGGCGGACCCTCGACGACGTGGCGGGGGAGCGGCTGTGGGCGGCGTCGGAACAGCTGACGGGCGTGACGTTCTAGGGCGAACCACCAGGGCCTTTCCGCGCCGGAGGCCCTAGTCCAGCTCCGAGGCCTCGAACACCGCGCGGGCCGCGTCGCCGTCGATGCGGGCCGCGAGGCGGTCGACGACCGGGGTGCCGCAGCGGAGCAGCCCGTTCGCGCGGGCCCGGCGCGCGCCCGTCTCCAGGCGGTGCCAGACGACGGGGTTGTCGGTGAGCACCTTCGGGTCCAGCTCGACGCGCCCGCCGAGCGCGTCCCGCAGCACGAGCCGCGGCGTCACCCCGTCGCTGTGGCGCACCGACGTGAGCAGGTCCGTGCAGACCCGCCGTGTGCCCCAGACGCCGCGCACGGCGAGCCAGCCGGGACCCGCGCTGACCAGCGGCGGATGCAGCACGGCGTGCAGCAGCGCCGAGAGCCCCGCCCACAGCCCGACCCGCGCCGCGCTGAGCGTGCCGTTGGCCGTGTCGATCACCAGGATCAGGCAGAACAGCGTGAGCGCGCAGAACACCGCCGCCCGCAGATCGGCGGCCCACCGCCGGTCCCGCACCACCGTGTCCTGCGAAGCCGGCGCCGCCGCCCGCCCGCGGGATCCCGCCCTCGTGTCTCGTCCCATGCAGCGCACCGTAAGCCCGTGCGGCGCCCCAGGTCAGCACTCTTGACGCGTCGCTGATCCAGCGGCCGCGCATGTTGACGCCGTGCTGACGGGAGGGCCGACATACGGCTGTAGTCCCTCTGTCGTAATCCGGCCGCATGGTTGATCGTTGGGCCGTCGGAATCCGTGGACGCCGAAAGAAGCCGGCGTTCAAGAGCAGCGAGAAGCAGGGGGACGATCAATGACCATCAGCCGCAGGGGACTGCTCGGGACCGGCGCCGCGCTGGGGCTGCTCACCGCGTGCGGCTCCAACACGGGCCGGGACGATGGAGGCTCGGGCGGCGGGCCGGAGCTTTCGCAGTGGTACCACCAGTACGGCGAGCAGGGCACCGAGCAGGCCGTGAAGAAGTACGCCGCCGCGTACGACAAGGCGCGCGTCACCGTCCAGTGGCGGCCGGGCAACTACGACGAGCAGACCGCCGCCGCGCTCCTCACCGACTCGGGCCCCGACGTCTTCGAGGTCAACGGGCCCACCCTCGACCAGATCCAGGGCAAGCAGACCGCCGACCTCACCGGCCTGTTCGAGGGGGTCAAGGACGACTTCAACCCGGCGGTCCTCGCTCCGAAGACGTACGACGGCAGGATCTGGGCGATCCCGCAGGTCATCGACATGCAGATGCTCTACTACCGCAAGAGCCTGCTCGCCGACGCGGGCGTCGAGCCGCCGGAGACGCTCGACGAGCTCGTGGACGCCGCGAAGAAACTCACCTCGAAGAAGGCGAAGGGCCTCTTCCTCGGCAACGACGGCGGCGCGGGCGTCCTCGGCGGTACGCCTCTGTACGCGGCCGGCCTCGAACTCGTCACCGAGGACGGCAAGGTCGGCTTCGACGACCCGGCCGCCGCGCGAGCCCTCGGCAAGATCCACCAGCTGTACGCCGACAAGTCGCTGCTCCTGGGCGCGCCCTCCGACTGGTCCGACCCGTCGGCGTTCGTCCAGGGCCTGACCGCCATGCAGTGGTCCGGCCTGTGGGCGCTGCCCACCGTGCAGAAGGAGCTCGGCGACGACTTCGGCGTCCTGCCCTTCCCGAAGGACGGCGCGGGCAGGCCGTCGGTGCCGGTCGGCGCATACGGCGCGGCGGTCTCCACCCGTGGCGAGCACCAGCAGGCCGCGAAGGACTACCTCAGGTGGCTGTGGATCGACCGCACCGAATACCAGGAGGACTTCGCCCTCTCGTACGGCTTCCACATCCCGGCCCGTATCTCGCTGGCGAAGAAGGCCGCGAAGCTGCGGAAGGGCGCGGCGGCCGACGCCGTCCGCTTCACGACCGACCACGGCTTCGCCCAGCCCTTGAGGTGGACACCCGCGAGCCAGACCGCGTACCAGGATGCCCTGAGCCGCATCATCAAGGACGGCGCGAGCCCGGACAGCGAGCTCAAGGGAGTCGTGCGGAAGGTGTCGGCCGAGCTCGACCGCGTGAAGAAGAAGTGAGCCTGCGGCAAGAGGGCCGCCGCCAGGCGATCCCTCGGCAGAGAGGCGGCGGGCAGGGCGGCACGGCACGGAAGTGGGCCGGAGTCCAGAACCGCACCCTCTGGTTCTGGATCTTCGTCGGGCCCTTCCTCCTCGGCCTCGGCGTCTTCACGTACATCCCGCTCGGCTGGAGCGTCTACCTCAGCTTCTTCGACGCGCACAACACCGTCACCCCGAGCGACTTCGTCGGCCTCGGCAACTACACGGCGATGCTGAAGAACGAGGCCTTCACCGACAGCCTGTGGACCTTCCTCGTCTTCTCGCTCTTCATCGTGCCCGCGACCTACGCGCTCTCGCTCGCCCTCGCCCTGATGGTGAACCGGCAGCGCCGCGCCCAGGCGTTCTTCCGCTCGGTCTTCTTCCTGCCCGCCGCCTGTTCCTACGTGGTGGCGGCCCTGATCTGGAAGATGTCGATCTTCAACGGGGTGCGGTTCGGGCTCGCCAACACCGTCCTCGGCTGGTTCGGCGGTGACCAGATCGCCTGGCTGTCGACGACCGACCCGCCCTGGTACTGGGCCGTCATCGTCACCGTACGGCTCTGGCTCCAGGCCGGCTTCTACATGGTGCTGTTCCTCGCGGGGCTCCAGCGCATCAGCCCCACCCTCTACGAGGCGGCGGCCGTCGACGGGGCGCGGCCCGGCTGGCAGGTCTTCCGGCACATCACGTTCCCGCAGCTGCGGGCCACCTCCGTGGCGGTCGTCCTGCTTCTCGTCATCAACGCCTTCCAGGCCTTCGACGAGTTCTACAACCTGCTCTCGGACGCCCGCGGCTATCCGCCGTACGCCAGGCCCCCGCTCGTCTACCTCTACTACACGGCGCTCGGCCAGGGGCAGAACCTCGGGCTCGGCAGTGCGGGCGCGGTGCTGCTCGCGCTGATCATCGCGGTGGTGACGGTAGGGCAGGCCAAGTGGTTCGGCCTCGGCCGCAAGGAGGCACAGTGAGGGACGAATCCCGGGTCAGGGCCGGCCGCGCCCTGCGCCTCGCCCTGCTGATCGCGCTGGCGCTCCTGTTCCTGATCCCTTTCTACCTCCTGGTACGCAACGGGCTCGCGGCAGAGAGCGACATCACCTCGCCCGAGTGGACGTTCTTCCCGTCCTCGCTGCGCTGGGGAAACGTGCGGGAACTCTTCGCCGACACGTCCGTCCCCTACGCCCGCTCGCTGCTCAACTCCGCGCTCATCGCGGTTGCGACGACGCTCGGCACCCTGCTCCTCGCCTCGCTCGCCGGCTACGGCCTGGCCCGCATCCCGTACCGGCACGCGAACAAGGTCTTCTACGCGATCCTCGGCACCCTGATGGTCCCGGCCGCGGTCACCTTCGTGCCGAGCTTCGTGCTCGTCTCGTCACTGGGCTGGATCTCGACACTGCGCGGCCTGATCGTCCCGACCCTGTTCTCCGCGTTCGCGTGCTTCGTCTTCCGCCAGTACTTCCTCGGTTTTCCGGGGGAGCTGGAGGACGCGGCGCGCGTCGACGGGCTCGGCTACTGGCGTACGTACTGGCGGGTGGTCGTGCCCAACTCCCGGCCCGTTTTCGCGGCCGTCGGCACCATCGTCTTCATCGGCGCGTGGAACTCGTTCCTGTGGCCCCTGGTCATCGGCCAGGACCGCAACGCGTGGACCGTCCAGGTGGCACTGTCGTCCTTCACCACGGCCCAAGTGGTGCGGCTCCACGAGCTGTTCATCGCGGCGGCCGTGTCGATCGTGCCGCTGCTCGTGGTGTTCCTGTTCTTCCAGCGGTGGATCGTGGCGGGGGTGGAACGCTCGGGCATCGACGACTGACCCCACCCCCTCTCTCTACGGGCTATGCGGCCGAGCCGCCGTCGATCACCAGGTCGGCGCCGACCACGGACGCGGCGTCCTCGGACGCCAGGTACAGCACGGCGGCGGCTACCTCGTCCGGCGCCGAGACCCGGCCGAGCGGTGACTGCTCCTTCATACGGACGGCCCGCTCGGCCTCGGTCTCGCCGGGGAGCAGGGACATGGCGGTCGCGGAGGGGCCCGGGCTCACCGCGTTGACACGGACCCCGTCACCGATGTGGTCGAGGGCCGCGCCCCTGGTCAGGGCGGAGACGGCCGCCTTCGACACGGCGTAACCGGTCACGCCCGCCCGGGACTTGTGGGGGCCGAGGTTGGAGGAGATGTTGACGATCGCGCCGCCGCGCTCCTGCGTCCGCATCTGCGCGACCTCGGCCTGGAGGGCGAGAAGCACGCCGGTGACGTTGATGTCGAGCATCATCTGCCAGTCACCGGACGCGAGTTCGGCGACGGGGCCCGCGCCGCGGAAGACGCCGGCGTTGTTCACGGCGACGTCGAGCGACCCGAACCGCTCGACGATGGCGCGCACCAGGTCCTGAAGGTCTCCGGCCCGGCTCACGTCGGCGGTGTGCGCGACGGCGGTGCCGCCCGCCGCTTCGATGAGGTCCACGGTCGCGTCGAGGGTGGCGCGGGTCCGTCCGGCGACGACGACGCGCGCGCCTTCTGCGGCGAAGGCGAGCGCGATGGCCCGCCCGAGCCCGGTTCCGGCACCGGTGACGAGGACGCTCTTACCGGCGAAG
The DNA window shown above is from Streptomyces sp. NBC_01445 and carries:
- a CDS encoding SDR family NAD(P)-dependent oxidoreductase; this encodes MSRSRFAGKSVLVTGAGTGLGRAIALAFAAEGARVVVAGRTRATLDATVDLIEAAGGTAVAHTADVSRAGDLQDLVRAIVERFGSLDVAVNNAGVFRGAGPVAELASGDWQMMLDINVTGVLLALQAEVAQMRTQERGGAIVNISSNLGPHKSRAGVTGYAVSKAAVSALTRGAALDHIGDGVRVNAVSPGPSATAMSLLPGETEAERAVRMKEQSPLGRVSAPDEVAAAVLYLASEDAASVVGADLVIDGGSAA
- a CDS encoding ABC transporter substrate-binding protein — translated: MTISRRGLLGTGAALGLLTACGSNTGRDDGGSGGGPELSQWYHQYGEQGTEQAVKKYAAAYDKARVTVQWRPGNYDEQTAAALLTDSGPDVFEVNGPTLDQIQGKQTADLTGLFEGVKDDFNPAVLAPKTYDGRIWAIPQVIDMQMLYYRKSLLADAGVEPPETLDELVDAAKKLTSKKAKGLFLGNDGGAGVLGGTPLYAAGLELVTEDGKVGFDDPAAARALGKIHQLYADKSLLLGAPSDWSDPSAFVQGLTAMQWSGLWALPTVQKELGDDFGVLPFPKDGAGRPSVPVGAYGAAVSTRGEHQQAAKDYLRWLWIDRTEYQEDFALSYGFHIPARISLAKKAAKLRKGAAADAVRFTTDHGFAQPLRWTPASQTAYQDALSRIIKDGASPDSELKGVVRKVSAELDRVKKK
- a CDS encoding galactose-binding domain-containing protein, translating into MPPSNGSTSPRLSRRSFVTALAVTSAVTALPLGLGSAAARAAGGNAANERPVVIPALQNWAGSTGRYRLEAGAPIVVQAAKTSELLALARQFADEIEEVTGIRPGAPRAGRGVRGGLRLVLDPADRHAPGGDRYTEEGYTLSVTAAAITVTAPTRTGLYYGTRSVLQILLRSDGRRELPTGTAHDWPDYRLRGFMLDAGRRFFTPGFIRDQLRLMGWFKLNDLQLHLNDNEISPAGGDWSKAYDAFRLRSDKPEWAGLAAPDGSYSRGDWDSFEDTAAAHAVQLTPEIDAPAHARSFVRFRPELGLKGGNSDHLDLAKPETTAFMKKVFDEFAPWFRSPEIHYGADEYTGPEEQYRGYFNAMAAHLRTLGKHPRAWGSLTEMAPSGTSGYDRDVTIHSWNNGWYGPKAATADGYEIVNTNDGLLYIVPFATYYHPLGLDGPYLYESWAPHVFPGDQSLQPHDPKLRGAMSAVWNDLVHATYTQQAVHGLVEKTFGTLAQKMWSGSGAGLSYRDFTAELRRGIAGPGLTTLTPALAEPDQISLDAPATASSTAAGSRPAYATDGSPVTRWTSGRERAPWLAVDLGHSRPVQRVRVEWGPEHGTAYAVEVSDDGGAWRTVAERTGRDRAGWDELGFPATSARHVRLRGRERASTRYSVWSLQAYDIPDLALGRPTTASSAETATLTAPNATDGDPGTRWASKYTDGEWIEVDLEQTRTVRRIVLDWETAAGRDYDLQVSADATGSSWRTVAARRDRTTAGVDTVDLDAVQARRVRMLGVKRQTTYGYSLYRFEVRG
- a CDS encoding oxidoreductase: MTGWNASDIPDQSGRTAVVTGANSGIGYITARELARKGAHVVLACRSEERGTAALDRLRSEVPGAQAEFEQLDLGDLSSVRKFAGARGSGERLDLLINNAGVMALPLGRTADGFETQFGVNHLGHFALTGLLLPRLLDTPGARVVSVSSMFHVLSDIDIADLNSERRYRRWIAYGRSKTANLLFIHELARKLAARGSDVVAASAHPGYASTNLATQGVRMEGRKAVERVVELGNRVIAQPAEAGALPTLYAATAPGVRPDSFTGPSLMMWRGAPAKSWRAGRTLDDVAGERLWAASEQLTGVTF
- a CDS encoding carbohydrate ABC transporter permease, whose amino-acid sequence is MRDESRVRAGRALRLALLIALALLFLIPFYLLVRNGLAAESDITSPEWTFFPSSLRWGNVRELFADTSVPYARSLLNSALIAVATTLGTLLLASLAGYGLARIPYRHANKVFYAILGTLMVPAAVTFVPSFVLVSSLGWISTLRGLIVPTLFSAFACFVFRQYFLGFPGELEDAARVDGLGYWRTYWRVVVPNSRPVFAAVGTIVFIGAWNSFLWPLVIGQDRNAWTVQVALSSFTTAQVVRLHELFIAAAVSIVPLLVVFLFFQRWIVAGVERSGIDD
- a CDS encoding carbohydrate ABC transporter permease translates to MPRQRGGGQGGTARKWAGVQNRTLWFWIFVGPFLLGLGVFTYIPLGWSVYLSFFDAHNTVTPSDFVGLGNYTAMLKNEAFTDSLWTFLVFSLFIVPATYALSLALALMVNRQRRAQAFFRSVFFLPAACSYVVAALIWKMSIFNGVRFGLANTVLGWFGGDQIAWLSTTDPPWYWAVIVTVRLWLQAGFYMVLFLAGLQRISPTLYEAAAVDGARPGWQVFRHITFPQLRATSVAVVLLLVINAFQAFDEFYNLLSDARGYPPYARPPLVYLYYTALGQGQNLGLGSAGAVLLALIIAVVTVGQAKWFGLGRKEAQ